In the Deinococcus ficus genome, one interval contains:
- a CDS encoding AAA family ATPase, whose product MSPAHPGTVHALHGFLGSGKTTLARQLEAECGALRFTPDEWTHALLGASPPEALYRPALQALLSLFEVQWTRAAEQGVDVILDYGFWRRADRDALRARCAQHGLPLRLYDLSAPPDVLWARVSDRNARVQAGRAPESVWIHEHDFHRFHALFEPLGEDEPHVSPARAVR is encoded by the coding sequence GTGAGCCCCGCTCACCCGGGCACGGTGCACGCCCTGCACGGCTTTCTCGGCAGCGGCAAGACCACGCTGGCGCGGCAGCTGGAAGCGGAGTGCGGCGCCCTGCGGTTCACGCCGGACGAGTGGACGCACGCGCTGCTGGGTGCGAGTCCGCCCGAGGCGCTGTACCGCCCGGCCCTCCAGGCGCTGCTCTCGCTGTTCGAGGTGCAGTGGACGCGGGCGGCGGAACAGGGTGTGGACGTGATTCTCGATTACGGTTTCTGGCGCCGCGCCGACCGGGACGCCCTGCGGGCCCGGTGTGCCCAGCACGGCCTCCCGCTGCGGCTGTACGACCTGAGCGCCCCGCCCGACGTGCTGTGGGCGCGGGTCAGCGACCGCAACGCGCGGGTTCAGGCGGGCCGGGCGCCCGAGAGCGTGTGGATTCACGAGCACGACTTTCACCGCTTCCACGCGCTGTTCGAGCCGCTGGGCGAGGACGAACCCCACGTCTCTCCCGCCCGCGCCGTACGCTGA
- a CDS encoding secondary thiamine-phosphate synthase enzyme YjbQ → MWVQRDLTLKPQPRGFHLITREIVGALPELGQVRAGLLHVFIRHTSASLTVNENASPDVRRDFERYFNAHVPEGWREWEHTLEGPDDMPAHIKASLLGPSLTLPVQSGRPALGTWQGVYLCEHRDHSGPRTLLLTLHGE, encoded by the coding sequence ATGTGGGTGCAACGCGACCTGACCCTGAAGCCCCAGCCGCGCGGCTTTCACCTGATCACCCGGGAGATCGTGGGGGCCCTGCCGGAACTCGGGCAGGTGCGCGCCGGGCTGCTGCACGTGTTCATCCGGCACACCAGCGCCAGCCTGACCGTCAACGAGAACGCCAGCCCGGACGTCCGCCGCGACTTCGAGCGGTACTTCAACGCCCACGTCCCCGAGGGCTGGCGCGAGTGGGAACACACCCTGGAAGGCCCGGACGACATGCCCGCGCACATCAAGGCCAGCCTGCTGGGCCCCAGCCTGACCCTGCCCGTGCAATCCGGCCGGCCCGCGCTGGGCACCTGGCAGGGCGTGTACCTGTGCGAGCACCGCGACCACAGCGGGCCCCGCACCCTGCTGCTCACCCTGCACGGCGAGTAA
- a CDS encoding adenylosuccinate synthase, producing MPGIAIVGAQWGDEGKGKITDFLAPEAEFVVRYQGGANAGHTVNAKGQTFKLNLLPSGVLHDGTVSVLGDGMVIDADKFLEERRNLIAGGLNPDLRISDRAHLVLPHHKYVDGRKDFVGTTGRGIGPAYADKARRVGIRFGDLADDGVLRERLERLLEAKPNSTRDAGWTSVDVALEALAPTREALLPFVQDTGAQLRQAIRDGRNVLFEGAQATLLDLNYGTYPFVTSSHPTVGGILVGAGVNHKAVQKVYGVAKAFNTRVGHGPFVTEVHDEAGILRLRGDGSKPWDEYGTTTGRARRVGWLDLELLKYAVDVNGLDGLVINKMDILSGMDEVPVCVAYDGDQPVYRRMKGWATTDGAQSRETLPKEAQAYLDLIEETVNCPVVIFSCGPEREKTYGAVHWG from the coding sequence ATGCCCGGTATTGCCATTGTGGGCGCCCAGTGGGGCGATGAAGGGAAAGGGAAGATCACGGACTTCCTGGCTCCCGAAGCGGAATTCGTGGTGCGGTACCAGGGCGGCGCGAACGCCGGCCATACCGTGAACGCGAAGGGGCAGACGTTCAAGCTGAACCTGCTGCCCAGCGGCGTGCTGCACGACGGCACGGTCAGCGTGCTCGGCGACGGCATGGTCATCGACGCGGACAAGTTCCTCGAGGAACGCCGGAACCTGATCGCGGGCGGCCTGAACCCGGACCTGCGGATCAGTGACCGGGCGCACCTGGTGCTGCCGCACCACAAGTACGTGGACGGCCGCAAGGACTTCGTGGGCACCACCGGGCGCGGCATCGGCCCGGCGTACGCCGACAAGGCCCGCCGGGTCGGCATCCGTTTCGGTGACCTCGCCGACGACGGGGTGCTGCGCGAGCGGCTGGAGCGGCTGCTGGAAGCCAAACCGAACAGCACCCGCGACGCCGGCTGGACCAGCGTGGACGTGGCCCTGGAGGCCCTGGCGCCCACCCGCGAGGCCCTGCTGCCCTTCGTGCAGGACACCGGCGCGCAGCTGCGCCAGGCGATCAGGGACGGCCGGAACGTGCTGTTCGAGGGCGCGCAGGCCACGCTGCTGGACCTGAACTACGGCACGTACCCCTTCGTGACCAGCAGTCACCCCACCGTGGGCGGCATCCTGGTGGGTGCGGGCGTGAACCACAAGGCCGTGCAGAAGGTGTACGGCGTGGCGAAGGCCTTCAACACCCGCGTCGGGCACGGGCCGTTCGTGACCGAGGTGCACGACGAGGCCGGCATCCTGCGCCTGCGCGGCGACGGGTCCAAACCCTGGGACGAGTACGGCACCACCACCGGCCGCGCCCGCCGGGTGGGCTGGCTGGACCTGGAACTGCTGAAGTACGCCGTGGACGTCAACGGCCTGGACGGGCTGGTCATCAACAAGATGGACATCCTGAGCGGCATGGACGAGGTGCCGGTGTGCGTCGCGTACGACGGTGACCAGCCGGTGTACCGCCGGATGAAGGGCTGGGCCACCACGGACGGCGCCCAGAGCCGCGAGACGCTGCCGAAAGAAGCGCAGGCGTACCTGGACCTGATCGAGGAGACCGTGAACTGCCCGGTCGTGATCTTCTCCTGCGGCCCGGAGCGCGAGAAGACGTACGGCGCGGTTCACTGGGGCTGA
- the folE gene encoding GTP cyclohydrolase I FolE: MTPPDPPAPDRPRPPLSPEALEVPGLNPLTREWLAAIGEDPNREGLQRTPHRVAKAWQFMTAGYGQDVREVVGDGVFAAEGSEMVIVKDIEFYSMCEHHMLPFYGRAHVAYIPDRKILGLSKFARIVDLYSRRLQVQERITTQVADAVQDLLEPKGVAVFMEGVHLCMAMRGVQKQNSSTTTSAMRGLFRSDPRTRAEFMSAVQGTLRGR, from the coding sequence TTGACCCCCCCTGATCCGCCCGCCCCTGACCGCCCCCGCCCGCCCCTCTCCCCGGAGGCGCTGGAGGTGCCCGGCCTGAACCCCCTGACCCGCGAGTGGCTGGCCGCCATCGGCGAGGACCCGAACCGCGAGGGGCTGCAGCGCACCCCGCACCGCGTGGCGAAGGCCTGGCAGTTCATGACCGCCGGGTACGGGCAGGACGTGCGCGAGGTCGTGGGAGACGGCGTGTTCGCGGCCGAGGGCAGCGAGATGGTGATCGTGAAGGATATCGAGTTCTACAGCATGTGCGAGCACCACATGCTGCCCTTCTACGGCCGGGCGCACGTGGCGTACATCCCGGACCGCAAGATTCTGGGCCTGAGCAAGTTCGCGCGGATCGTGGACCTGTACTCCCGGCGGCTGCAGGTGCAGGAGCGCATCACCACGCAGGTGGCCGACGCCGTGCAGGACCTGCTCGAGCCGAAGGGCGTGGCGGTGTTTATGGAAGGCGTGCACCTGTGCATGGCGATGCGCGGCGTGCAGAAGCAGAACAGCAGCACCACCACCAGCGCCATGCGGGGCCTGTTCCGCAGCGACCCGCGCACCCGGGCGGAATTCATGAGTGCGGTGCAGGGCACGTTGCGGGGTCGGTAG
- a CDS encoding M20 family metallopeptidase, producing the protein MTATQDRVTALREQLVAWRRHLHMHPEVGFHEHETAQYIEAQLRQMPGLTVTRPTATSVLAVLKGGQPGRTALLRADIDALPITEENTFEFASRTPGVMHACGHDGHTAILLGVAKLLSEHPQDVPGEIRMIFQHAEEIGPGGAEELVTTTDLMQGVDVVTGLHLSSSLPAGQVAIRAGAFMASPDMIELKIKGKGGHGAQPEQTVDPIAVGAQVVTNLQHVVSRNTSALDALVVSITSFHAGTTHNVIPDTAEMLGTVRTFDPELRQRAPQLIERIVKGVCEAHGAEYELNYEFGYRPVVNTDWVAAQLREIAEAEFGPGQVMEAPQWMGGEDFSAYLQKAPGAYFNVGAASEAADSHWPHHHPRFTIDEASLETGVRMLHAAALRLTLPQ; encoded by the coding sequence ATGACCGCAACCCAGGACCGCGTGACGGCCCTCCGGGAGCAGCTGGTCGCCTGGCGGCGGCACCTGCACATGCACCCCGAGGTGGGCTTCCACGAACATGAAACCGCGCAGTACATCGAGGCCCAGCTGCGCCAGATGCCGGGCCTGACCGTGACCCGCCCCACCGCCACCAGCGTCCTCGCCGTCCTGAAAGGCGGCCAGCCCGGCCGCACCGCGCTGCTGCGCGCCGACATCGACGCGCTGCCCATCACCGAGGAAAACACCTTCGAGTTCGCCTCCCGGACCCCCGGCGTGATGCACGCCTGCGGCCACGACGGCCACACCGCCATCCTGCTGGGCGTGGCGAAACTCCTCAGCGAGCACCCCCAGGACGTGCCCGGCGAGATCCGCATGATCTTCCAGCACGCCGAGGAGATCGGCCCCGGCGGCGCCGAAGAACTCGTCACCACCACCGACCTGATGCAGGGCGTGGACGTCGTCACCGGCCTGCACCTGAGCAGCAGCCTGCCCGCCGGTCAGGTCGCCATCCGCGCCGGGGCGTTCATGGCCTCCCCCGACATGATCGAACTGAAGATCAAGGGCAAGGGCGGGCACGGCGCGCAGCCGGAACAGACGGTGGACCCCATCGCCGTGGGCGCGCAGGTCGTCACGAACCTCCAGCACGTCGTGAGCCGCAACACCTCCGCGCTGGACGCCCTGGTGGTCAGCATCACGTCCTTCCACGCCGGCACCACCCACAACGTCATCCCCGACACCGCCGAGATGCTCGGCACCGTCCGGACCTTCGACCCGGAGCTGCGGCAGCGCGCCCCGCAGCTGATCGAGCGGATCGTGAAGGGCGTGTGCGAGGCGCACGGCGCCGAATACGAGCTGAACTACGAGTTCGGCTACCGCCCGGTCGTGAACACCGACTGGGTCGCCGCGCAGCTGCGCGAGATCGCCGAGGCCGAGTTCGGGCCCGGGCAGGTCATGGAAGCGCCGCAGTGGATGGGCGGCGAGGATTTCAGCGCCTACCTGCAGAAGGCCCCCGGCGCGTACTTCAACGTGGGTGCCGCCAGCGAGGCTGCCGACAGCCACTGGCCGCACCACCACCCGCGCTTCACCATCGACGAGGCCAGCCTGGAAACGGGCGTGCGGATGCTGCACGCCGCCGCGCTGCGCCTGACCCTGCCGCAGTAA
- a CDS encoding MarR family winged helix-turn-helix transcriptional regulator — MSDAPTADPRLAHRAYLLLQQLAVRQRDETEQLLRSEQLTLTQLNILRILRGAGTQGLTCGEIGARLINRDPDVTRLLDRLEKQGLVERRRSAQDRRIVLSELSDAGREAVERLDAPLAALHSQQFAHLPEERLQGLVEHLREALGESAVTGGR; from the coding sequence ATGTCTGACGCCCCCACCGCCGACCCCCGACTCGCGCACCGCGCGTACCTGCTGCTGCAGCAGCTCGCCGTGCGCCAGCGCGACGAGACCGAGCAGCTGCTGCGCAGCGAGCAGCTGACCCTCACCCAGCTGAACATCCTGCGCATCCTGCGGGGCGCCGGCACCCAGGGCCTCACCTGCGGCGAGATCGGCGCCCGGCTGATCAACCGCGACCCGGACGTGACCCGGCTGCTGGACCGCCTGGAAAAGCAGGGCCTGGTGGAACGCCGCCGCAGCGCCCAGGACCGCCGCATCGTCCTGAGCGAACTCTCCGACGCGGGCCGGGAAGCGGTCGAGCGTCTGGACGCCCCGCTGGCGGCCCTGCACTCCCAGCAGTTCGCCCACCTGCCCGAAGAGCGCCTTCAGGGTCTGGTCGAGCACCTGCGCGAGGCGCTGGGGGAGAGCGCGGTGACGGGAGGCCGCTGA
- a CDS encoding DoxX family protein: protein MTTRTTPVPPVSTLRSRFGTDAQRLDLALALLRGVVGLVFLAHGLQKLLVFSLGGTADAFAQMGVPLPPLTAPLVAFVELIGGAALISGFLTRLFAGLLAVDMLGATLLVHLKAGFFMPNGVEFTLTLLGVCLALVLLGGGRYAGDVLLRRD, encoded by the coding sequence ATGACGACCCGGACCACGCCCGTCCCGCCCGTTTCCACGCTCCGTTCCCGCTTTGGCACCGACGCCCAGCGCCTCGACCTGGCCCTCGCCCTGCTGCGCGGCGTGGTGGGCCTCGTGTTCCTCGCCCACGGCCTGCAGAAGCTGCTGGTGTTCAGCCTCGGCGGCACCGCCGACGCCTTCGCGCAGATGGGCGTGCCCCTGCCGCCCCTCACCGCGCCGCTGGTGGCGTTCGTGGAACTGATCGGCGGCGCCGCCCTGATCAGTGGTTTCCTCACCCGCCTCTTCGCGGGCCTGCTCGCGGTGGACATGCTCGGCGCCACCCTGCTCGTGCACCTCAAGGCCGGGTTCTTCATGCCGAACGGCGTGGAATTCACCCTGACCCTTCTGGGCGTCTGCCTCGCCCTGGTACTGCTGGGCGGCGGCCGCTACGCCGGGGACGTGCTGCTGCGCCGCGACTGA
- a CDS encoding NAD(P)/FAD-dependent oxidoreductase encodes MDLRAGRAYWPTTNGLMHSYPPLTAPERADVLVIGAGITGALLADALTDAGLDTVLLDRRDAAAGSTSASTALLQYEIDTNLVDLIPMIGQRDAECAYHLCRGAIDRVRDLVQDLPDDCGFRANGSLYYASSKKDARMLDREYAARTAAGLSVEHLDAASVQARFGIEAPGALFSPDGAEVDPYRLAQHLLHRAQARGARVYDRTEVTRLDSVRGGFTAHTNRDAAVRAKWVIVAAGYEAEKFLGRRLAQLKNSYALVTEPLAPVPWPEACLIWETARPYLYARTTDDGRIIVGGEDDDHHSPERRERMLTRKTRRLEHKIEQLLGLDVEVAYSWAGTFGETKDGLAFIGPQEKGSRLLFALGYGGNGITYSVQAARMLTGHILGRPDPDMHIFRLDR; translated from the coding sequence ATGGACCTCCGCGCTGGCCGCGCCTACTGGCCCACCACCAACGGGCTGATGCACTCCTACCCTCCCCTCACGGCCCCCGAGCGGGCGGACGTGCTGGTCATCGGCGCGGGCATCACCGGCGCGCTGCTCGCCGACGCCCTCACGGACGCCGGCCTGGACACCGTCCTCCTGGACCGCCGTGACGCCGCTGCCGGCAGCACCAGCGCCAGCACCGCCCTGCTGCAGTACGAGATCGACACTAACCTCGTGGACCTGATTCCCATGATCGGTCAGCGGGACGCCGAGTGCGCCTACCACCTGTGCCGGGGCGCCATCGACCGCGTGCGGGATCTCGTGCAGGACCTCCCGGACGACTGCGGCTTCCGCGCGAACGGCAGCCTGTACTACGCCAGCAGCAAGAAAGACGCCCGCATGCTGGACCGCGAATATGCGGCCCGCACCGCCGCCGGCCTGAGCGTCGAGCACCTGGACGCCGCGTCCGTGCAGGCCCGCTTCGGCATCGAGGCGCCCGGAGCGCTGTTCAGCCCGGACGGCGCCGAGGTGGACCCCTACCGCCTCGCGCAGCACCTCCTGCACCGCGCGCAGGCCCGCGGGGCGCGCGTCTACGACCGCACCGAGGTCACCCGCCTTGACTCCGTCCGCGGCGGCTTCACCGCGCACACCAACCGCGACGCCGCCGTCCGCGCGAAATGGGTGATCGTCGCCGCCGGGTACGAGGCCGAGAAGTTCCTGGGCCGCCGCCTCGCCCAGCTGAAGAACAGCTACGCCCTGGTCACCGAGCCGCTGGCGCCCGTGCCCTGGCCGGAAGCGTGCCTGATCTGGGAAACCGCCCGCCCCTACCTGTACGCCCGCACCACCGACGACGGCCGCATCATCGTGGGCGGGGAGGACGACGACCATCACAGCCCCGAGCGCCGCGAACGCATGCTGACCCGCAAGACCCGCCGCCTGGAACACAAGATCGAACAGCTGCTGGGCCTGGACGTCGAGGTCGCCTACTCCTGGGCCGGCACCTTCGGGGAGACGAAGGACGGCCTGGCGTTCATCGGCCCCCAGGAGAAGGGTTCCCGGCTGCTGTTCGCCCTGGGGTACGGCGGAAACGGCATCACCTACAGCGTCCAGGCCGCCCGCATGCTCACCGGGCACATTCTCGGCCGCCCCGACCCGGACATGCACATCTTCCGCCTGGACCGCTGA
- a CDS encoding dihydrofolate reductase family protein, whose translation MAKLVFGMNQSLDGYVDHEAFAPGPDLFRHFIGEAQALAGSVYGRRMYEVMRYWDDDDPEWTEAEQAFAAAWRRQPKWVVSSTLASVGPNATLLRGDIGAAVRALKAGHDGEIDVAGPVLAHSLGGLGLIDEYRIYLHPVVLGQGRPYFAGPRPPLRLKSSERLAEDVVRLVYVPA comes from the coding sequence GTGGCCAAGCTCGTGTTCGGAATGAACCAGTCCCTGGACGGCTACGTGGATCATGAGGCCTTCGCGCCGGGGCCCGACCTGTTCCGGCATTTCATCGGGGAAGCGCAGGCGCTGGCGGGCAGCGTGTACGGCCGCCGGATGTACGAGGTCATGCGCTACTGGGACGACGATGATCCGGAGTGGACCGAGGCGGAGCAGGCGTTCGCGGCGGCGTGGCGCCGCCAGCCGAAATGGGTCGTCTCCAGCACTCTGGCATCGGTGGGGCCCAATGCCACGCTGCTCCGGGGCGACATTGGGGCCGCCGTGCGCGCCCTGAAGGCCGGGCATGACGGGGAGATCGACGTGGCAGGACCGGTCCTGGCGCACAGTCTCGGCGGGCTTGGCCTGATTGACGAATACCGGATCTACCTGCACCCGGTCGTGCTGGGTCAGGGCAGGCCCTATTTCGCCGGGCCGCGGCCACCCCTGCGGCTGAAGTCCAGTGAGCGGCTCGCGGAGGACGTGGTCCGGCTGGTGTACGTTCCGGCCTGA
- a CDS encoding metallophosphoesterase family protein produces MTHPTPTPTDPRRARLLLVADHVHPYIYRAAFPAGLPPVDAVLAAGDLPGDYLEFLATKLPVPVVYVHGNHGNEHVHEGDLRLPPRGVVRAHGRVVQVAGLRIAGWGGVPQYRTPHEGQDSPGQFTPRQAAWGLRLLAWQARRGVDVLLTHAPPEGPHAGTDHAHRGAPELNAFMRRTRPALVVHGHIHEYEGKKTEYLDADSGARVVNAYGYRILDL; encoded by the coding sequence ATGACGCACCCCACCCCCACCCCGACCGACCCGCGCCGCGCCCGGCTGCTGCTGGTCGCCGACCACGTGCACCCCTACATCTACCGCGCGGCCTTCCCCGCGGGTCTGCCCCCCGTGGACGCCGTGCTGGCCGCCGGGGACCTGCCCGGCGACTACCTGGAGTTCCTGGCGACCAAACTGCCCGTGCCGGTCGTGTACGTGCACGGCAACCATGGCAACGAACACGTGCACGAAGGCGACCTGCGCCTCCCGCCTCGCGGCGTGGTCCGCGCGCACGGCCGCGTGGTGCAGGTCGCGGGCCTGCGCATCGCCGGGTGGGGCGGCGTGCCCCAGTACCGCACCCCCCACGAGGGCCAGGACAGCCCCGGGCAGTTCACGCCCCGGCAGGCGGCCTGGGGCCTGCGGCTGCTGGCGTGGCAGGCGCGGCGGGGCGTGGACGTGCTGCTCACCCACGCCCCGCCGGAAGGCCCGCACGCCGGCACGGACCACGCGCACCGCGGCGCCCCGGAACTGAACGCCTTCATGCGCCGCACCCGGCCCGCCCTGGTCGTGCACGGCCACATCCACGAGTACGAGGGCAAAAAGACCGAGTACCTGGACGCGGACAGCGGCGCGCGGGTCGTGAACGCCTACGGGTACCGGATCCTGGACCTCTGA
- a CDS encoding GNAT family N-acetyltransferase, with translation MPVLQTPRLLLLPLTRALIERRLQEEAFEHVLVTPDGPLPVTFTAQWPGDPLPLFPAKLERLIRAGLAEAPGSFVAVTRADGRAVGQLGGKGGVDAQGAVEIGYGFAPADWGQGYATEAVRALTAHFLQESGVRTVTAQTAVANPASRRVLEKCGFRQTGTAWDEEDGDLLTWAVTPATLTNGYSIE, from the coding sequence GTGCCTGTGCTCCAGACGCCGCGCCTCCTGCTGCTTCCCCTCACCCGCGCCCTGATCGAGCGCCGGCTCCAGGAGGAGGCCTTCGAGCACGTGCTGGTCACGCCGGATGGGCCGCTCCCGGTCACGTTCACCGCCCAGTGGCCGGGGGACCCGCTGCCCCTGTTTCCCGCGAAGCTGGAGCGCCTGATCCGCGCGGGGCTGGCAGAGGCCCCCGGGTCCTTCGTGGCCGTGACCCGGGCGGACGGCCGGGCGGTGGGGCAGCTGGGCGGGAAGGGCGGCGTGGACGCGCAGGGGGCCGTGGAGATCGGGTACGGGTTCGCCCCGGCCGACTGGGGTCAGGGGTATGCCACGGAGGCGGTGCGCGCCCTGACCGCTCATTTCCTGCAGGAGTCCGGCGTGCGGACCGTGACCGCGCAGACGGCCGTGGCGAATCCCGCCAGCCGCCGCGTGCTGGAGAAGTGCGGGTTCCGGCAGACCGGGACCGCCTGGGATGAGGAGGACGGCGACCTGCTGACCTGGGCGGTCACGCCGGCCACCCTCACGAATGGATATTCAATTGAATAA
- the rocF gene encoding arginase → MNVSILGIPMDLGAGRRGVDMGPSALRNAHLAGRLRELGHTVTDHGDLNVPIPETVDKHKTAGYVFLNQIIDSCRATVQRVRDLPAGDFPITIGGDHSVSMGTVTGNALRGPGSPRRTGLLWVDAHTDYNTPQTSPSGNIHGMPVAHLTGLGNPDLAGLGGGWHMRPEDIVMIGIRSVDAQERELMREAGIKAYTMKDVDQLGITRIHEEVMERLGGVDALHVSFDADALDPSVAPGVGTPVPGGLTYREGHLLMELLCESGRVTSLDIVEVNPILDTRNQTADVMVGMAASLLGQRIL, encoded by the coding sequence ATGAACGTCTCCATCCTCGGCATTCCCATGGACCTCGGCGCCGGCCGCCGCGGCGTGGACATGGGCCCCAGCGCCCTGCGTAACGCCCACCTCGCCGGCCGCCTGCGCGAACTCGGCCACACCGTCACCGACCACGGCGACCTCAACGTCCCCATCCCCGAGACCGTGGACAAGCACAAGACCGCCGGGTACGTGTTCCTGAACCAGATCATCGACTCCTGCCGCGCCACCGTGCAGCGCGTCCGCGACCTGCCCGCCGGGGATTTCCCCATCACCATCGGCGGGGACCACAGCGTCAGCATGGGCACGGTCACCGGCAACGCCCTGCGCGGCCCCGGCTCGCCGCGCCGCACGGGTCTGCTCTGGGTGGACGCCCACACCGACTACAACACCCCGCAGACCAGCCCCAGCGGCAACATTCACGGCATGCCCGTCGCGCACCTCACCGGCCTGGGCAACCCGGACCTCGCGGGCCTGGGCGGCGGCTGGCACATGCGCCCCGAGGACATCGTCATGATCGGCATCCGCAGCGTGGACGCCCAGGAACGCGAGCTGATGCGCGAGGCCGGCATCAAGGCCTACACCATGAAAGACGTCGATCAGCTCGGCATCACCCGCATTCACGAGGAGGTCATGGAACGCCTGGGCGGCGTGGACGCCCTGCACGTGTCCTTCGACGCGGACGCCCTGGACCCCAGCGTCGCGCCCGGCGTGGGCACCCCGGTTCCCGGCGGCCTGACCTACCGCGAGGGGCACCTCCTGATGGAACTGCTGTGCGAGTCGGGCCGCGTGACCAGCCTGGACATCGTGGAGGTCAACCCCATCCTGGACACCCGCAACCAGACGGCGGACGTGATGGTGGGCATGGCCGCCAGCCTGCTCGGCCAGCGCATCCTGTAA
- a CDS encoding DinB family protein, with amino-acid sequence MNVQEYYAYLSAAREQLWNYLRALPADDLNRDLIEGGDRFHNIKDLLLHVLDVEDHWVHGVARKDGLAKAYPHDWVKPQAEQYDLAWIIEYGRTVTDRTRTFLHSNPDLSEQVKLIQDDPTSETVTLDQLMWHVMTHEVRHTAQIALMVRQLGHTPPWLDYFRFARPQVTAAQSGGVEDYPIDGEDDEA; translated from the coding sequence ATGAATGTCCAGGAGTACTACGCCTACCTGTCCGCTGCGCGGGAGCAACTGTGGAATTACCTGCGGGCCCTCCCGGCCGACGACCTCAACCGCGACCTGATCGAGGGCGGTGACCGGTTCCACAACATCAAGGACCTCCTGCTGCACGTTCTGGACGTGGAAGACCACTGGGTGCACGGCGTCGCCCGCAAGGACGGCCTCGCCAAGGCGTACCCCCACGACTGGGTCAAACCGCAGGCCGAGCAGTACGACCTGGCCTGGATCATCGAGTACGGCCGGACCGTGACCGACCGCACCCGCACCTTCCTGCACAGCAACCCCGACCTGAGTGAACAGGTCAAACTCATCCAGGACGACCCCACCAGCGAGACCGTCACCCTGGACCAGCTGATGTGGCACGTGATGACCCACGAGGTCCGCCACACCGCCCAGATCGCCCTGATGGTCCGCCAGCTGGGCCACACCCCGCCCTGGCTGGACTACTTCCGGTTCGCCCGGCCGCAGGTGACCGCCGCGCAGAGTGGCGGGGTGGAGGATTATCCCATCGACGGCGAGGACGACGAGGCGTAA
- a CDS encoding tRNA dihydrouridine synthase, whose product MQGGFYHSRLQHPGAVLAPMAGYSDAPMRQLASEQGALWTVSEMISARGLVLGGDTENLTLGRPFDGETNRVVQLFGADPDILAQATRQVQDWFHPAAIDLNMGCPVPKVRGKGGACLLQTPETAFELIRAMKSATPLDVSAKIRLGWDHDRSVEVAQGLAAAGVNLITVHGRTSAQRYTGEADWDAIARVAAAVDVPVVGSGDVTSVAAARARKVTGVATVMIGRGAVGNPWLFRALATGADTDDLPPAPERARTALRHAELQERFYDDDTGRLTLRPLRKVLPKYLPDHPELRDALVQVTTVQDVREVLAPLLAGTGDLAAPTPPGAQAAV is encoded by the coding sequence ATGCAGGGCGGCTTCTACCACTCCAGACTTCAGCACCCGGGCGCGGTGCTGGCCCCCATGGCCGGGTACAGCGACGCCCCCATGCGGCAGCTCGCCAGCGAACAGGGCGCGCTGTGGACGGTCAGCGAGATGATCAGCGCCCGCGGCCTGGTGCTGGGCGGCGACACTGAGAACCTCACCCTGGGCCGCCCCTTCGACGGGGAAACGAACCGCGTGGTGCAGCTGTTCGGCGCCGACCCGGACATCCTCGCGCAGGCCACGCGGCAGGTGCAGGACTGGTTTCACCCGGCCGCCATCGACCTGAATATGGGGTGCCCCGTGCCCAAGGTGCGCGGCAAGGGCGGCGCGTGCCTGCTCCAGACGCCCGAGACGGCCTTCGAGCTGATCCGCGCCATGAAGAGCGCCACCCCCCTGGACGTCAGCGCGAAGATCCGGCTGGGCTGGGACCACGACCGCAGCGTGGAGGTCGCGCAGGGCCTCGCGGCGGCCGGCGTGAACCTGATCACCGTGCACGGCCGCACGAGCGCCCAGCGGTACACCGGCGAGGCCGACTGGGACGCCATCGCCCGCGTGGCCGCCGCAGTGGACGTGCCGGTCGTGGGCAGCGGCGACGTCACCAGCGTGGCCGCCGCCCGCGCCCGGAAGGTGACGGGCGTGGCGACCGTCATGATCGGCCGGGGCGCGGTCGGGAACCCCTGGCTGTTCCGCGCGCTGGCGACCGGCGCCGACACGGACGACCTCCCGCCCGCCCCGGAACGCGCCCGGACGGCGCTACGGCACGCCGAACTGCAGGAGCGTTTCTATGACGACGACACCGGCCGCCTCACGCTCAGGCCGCTGCGCAAGGTGCTGCCCAAATACCTGCCGGATCACCCGGAGCTCCGCGACGCGCTCGTGCAGGTCACGACCGTGCAGGACGTGCGCGAGGTGCTCGCCCCGCTCCTGGCCGGGACGGGTGACCTTGCCGCGCCCACCCCCCCGGGGGCCCAGGCCGCCGTGTGA